The DNA segment TCTCACTCGCGCCGTCCAGGCGGCCGGCCTCGTAGACGGTGGGGGGTATCGTGCCGAGCCCGGCGAAGATCAGAACCGCGTTGTACCCGAGGGACTTCCACACGCTGACGGCCGCCAGCGACGGCACGGCCCAGGCGCCGTCACCGAAGAACAGCGGATGCAGCCCGGTGACCTTCTCGATGACCTGGCTGACGATGCCGAGTTGGGGATCGAGCATCCACTGCCACACCAGCGCGGTGACGACTCCGGAGATCAGGAACGGAAGCAGGATCAGGCCGCGCACGACGGTCGACCGCGTCAGCCGGTGCATGACGACGGCCGTGAGCAGCGACAGCAGCACGCCGAAGACCACGGACAGTGCGACGAAGTAGACGGTGACGCCCAACGAGTGCCAGAACACGCCGTCGTGGAGCAGCTCGTCCCAGTTGGCGAGGCCGACCCAGCGCGCGGGGACGAGGATGTGGAACGACGTGAAGCTGTAGTACACGCCGCGTGCGGCCGGGTAGGCGAAGAACACCAGGAATCCGGCGACCGCGGGAGTGATGAGCAGCCAGGCCAGCCGCGCGTCACCCCGGTGGTGGACGGCCGGCGGGGCGGAGCGCCCTCGTCTTCGGCCCGGAGCCGCACCACCCGGGCCCGCCTGCCGGTCGTTCACGATCTGCGCCACAGCACACTCTCCCGGATGGCTACCTGACGGCGTGAGGGTGCTCCACCGGGTTCGCGGTGCACGGCGCGTGGCGCCGGGCCGGTCCACCGTGGTGGCGGCTCGGGGGTGCGGGAGCCGGGTGCCAGCACGGCGCGGTAGCCGTCGTGCGGCGGCGCGCCGGCGCGAGCGGCCCGTCAGGGACCCTCGCCTCGGGGAAGCAGGGTGACCGTATGCAGGGGCTCTTGGGCTGGTCAATCCATCGGCCCGTTTTTATTAGTAAATTACTGTCAGAGGTGGAGGGGTGGGCGGCGGGGGAGTGGATCTCCCGCTGTCGCCGGTCGCCGGTCGCCGGTCCCCGGTCGCCGGTCGCCGGTCGCCGGTCGATGCCGGGGCTGGGGCTGAGGTGTCGAGTCCTGATGGGCCATTCGGGTGATGGGATGGCCGGC comes from the Streptomyces sp. TS71-3 genome and includes:
- a CDS encoding carbohydrate ABC transporter permease; the protein is MAQIVNDRQAGPGGAAPGRRRGRSAPPAVHHRGDARLAWLLITPAVAGFLVFFAYPAARGVYYSFTSFHILVPARWVGLANWDELLHDGVFWHSLGVTVYFVALSVVFGVLLSLLTAVVMHRLTRSTVVRGLILLPFLISGVVTALVWQWMLDPQLGIVSQVIEKVTGLHPLFFGDGAWAVPSLAAVSVWKSLGYNAVLIFAGLGTIPPTVYEAGRLDGASEMQMFRRLTVPLLRPILVMVVVLTVVGSFQVFDIVQVTTQGGPANASLVLQMYIYRKGFGELDFGYASTMSLALFVLLVAVTYAQMRLARAGESDLS